A portion of the Cyanobium sp. PCC 7001 genome contains these proteins:
- a CDS encoding DUF4922 domain-containing protein codes for MRAERLWRGALALSEAARASGDLVPLRTERVEAPGLRPFVLRRLLSRTPKHLRGGGPRPNPFLPWEPALELERLGSGHVVLLNKYPVQPAHLLLITQDWQPQKGWIAAEDWRAVAELARDTGGFWFFNSCAAAGASQPHRHLQLLPRRAGVPSCPLASCFLRQIGGEPLDWPWRYAIDARLCPDDPAELQAIYLRQARQLELGDPDRDDQPLHPYNLLFDDDWFVTVRRVQEHCAGYSINALGFGGYLLATERSDGAWLERHGPWELLRRVAAPR; via the coding sequence GTGCGGGCTGAACGCCTCTGGCGCGGTGCCCTGGCGCTCTCCGAAGCCGCCCGGGCCAGTGGCGATCTGGTGCCCCTCCGCACCGAACGGGTGGAGGCCCCGGGGCTGCGCCCGTTCGTGCTGCGGCGGTTGCTGAGCCGCACCCCCAAGCATCTGCGTGGCGGCGGACCTCGTCCGAACCCGTTCCTGCCCTGGGAGCCGGCCCTGGAGCTTGAACGGCTGGGGTCCGGCCATGTGGTGCTGCTCAACAAGTACCCCGTGCAGCCGGCCCATCTGCTGCTGATCACCCAGGACTGGCAACCGCAGAAGGGCTGGATTGCTGCGGAGGATTGGCGCGCCGTGGCCGAGCTTGCCCGCGACACCGGCGGCTTCTGGTTCTTCAACAGCTGTGCCGCCGCCGGGGCCAGCCAGCCCCACCGCCATCTGCAGCTGCTGCCGCGACGTGCAGGTGTGCCCAGCTGTCCCCTGGCGTCCTGTTTCCTGCGGCAGATCGGGGGGGAGCCGCTGGACTGGCCCTGGCGCTACGCCATCGATGCCCGGCTCTGTCCCGACGATCCGGCCGAGCTGCAGGCGATCTACCTGCGCCAGGCCCGGCAGCTCGAGCTGGGCGATCCAGACCGCGATGACCAGCCGCTCCACCCCTACAACCTGCTGTTCGACGACGACTGGTTCGTCACCGTGCGGCGCGTCCAGGAGCACTGCGCCGGTTACAGCATCAATGCGCTCGGCTTCGGCGGCTACCTGCTGGCCACGGAGCGCTCCGACGGCGCCTGGCTGGAGCGCCACGGACCCTGGGAGCTGCTGCGGCGGGTGGCCGCACCGCGCTGA
- a CDS encoding DnaJ domain-containing protein, with protein sequence MADQEPHDRRQISLRLPEELISRIDALKGEFGCRSRGAIVERLLQSLLTGDDDRPVQSSLPLDMETPVSDRPSTAADSAAVPPPPSSPATAEHPDEGSSGFDSDFDERGALVLRAGRLAGDLVFDGLADAAGGDQAAYSGPAPGPGDPPGRGTASRGIDLPGFVQRRTEQLRRSLHPTAVDAPSRFEPLPQVPAARIASALARAEAHWLELYGQPANAAVLEAAMLWMAQDVWPQSDQSEGRPFTWSLAGEVMRQLTPDWPQQPPSFSRVIVMAGVLEDPFSSATLELRIPTVIRRFVHRFRRRRPGASFQTLEHTMTLHGALKLLQLPTDPGQRLTLPQIREAYREMALAHHPDAGGSEEAMRRLNEAYQLLKELYRTR encoded by the coding sequence ATGGCTGACCAAGAGCCGCACGACCGTCGCCAGATCAGCCTGCGGCTGCCGGAGGAGCTGATCAGCCGCATCGATGCGCTCAAGGGCGAGTTCGGCTGCCGCAGCCGCGGGGCGATCGTCGAACGGCTGCTGCAGAGCCTGCTCACCGGAGATGACGATCGTCCGGTGCAGTCCAGCCTGCCGCTGGACATGGAGACACCGGTGTCAGACCGGCCGTCCACCGCTGCGGATTCGGCGGCGGTGCCGCCTCCGCCGAGTTCCCCGGCGACGGCTGAACACCCTGACGAGGGCTCCTCCGGCTTCGACAGCGATTTCGACGAGCGAGGCGCCCTGGTGCTGCGCGCGGGACGGCTGGCCGGCGACCTGGTGTTCGACGGGCTGGCTGACGCTGCCGGCGGCGATCAGGCCGCGTATTCCGGCCCGGCTCCAGGCCCGGGCGATCCACCGGGGCGGGGGACCGCCAGCCGCGGCATCGATCTGCCTGGCTTCGTTCAGCGCCGCACCGAGCAGCTGCGCCGCAGCCTTCATCCGACAGCGGTCGATGCCCCCAGTCGCTTCGAGCCGCTCCCCCAGGTTCCAGCTGCACGGATCGCCTCTGCCCTGGCCAGGGCAGAGGCGCACTGGCTGGAGCTCTACGGCCAGCCCGCCAACGCCGCGGTGCTGGAAGCCGCGATGCTGTGGATGGCTCAAGACGTCTGGCCCCAGAGCGACCAGAGCGAAGGCCGGCCCTTCACCTGGTCGCTTGCCGGTGAAGTGATGCGCCAGCTCACACCCGACTGGCCCCAGCAGCCACCTTCGTTCAGCCGGGTGATCGTGATGGCCGGGGTGCTGGAGGACCCCTTCAGCAGCGCCACGCTGGAGCTTCGCATCCCCACGGTGATCCGGCGGTTCGTGCACCGCTTCCGCCGCCGCCGCCCGGGGGCCTCGTTCCAGACGCTCGAGCACACGATGACCCTGCACGGTGCCCTGAAGTTGTTGCAGCTTCCCACCGATCCAGGTCAGCGTCTCACCCTGCCGCAGATCCGGGAGGCCTACCGGGAGATGGCCCTGGCCCACCATCCCGACGCCGGGGGCTCTGAGGAGGCGATGCGTCGCCTCAACGAGGCCTACCAGCTGCTCAAGGAGCTCTACCGCACCCGCTGA
- a CDS encoding sigma-70 family RNA polymerase sigma factor, with the protein MTTLTSGRLSSHQDCRAIQARNRRVEQYKALVRPIALHYHHRCSEPLDDLIQVGLMGLLRAAELYRPSTATPFEAFARPHVRGALLHYLRDVALPIRLPRRLDEQRLQLARLRSSWLAAHHRPATEQELRQLLGLDQSHWNRLQAAEQLVRVQSLDFWLDDGGEPPCAETETGPADPCRGEEASAPAALLAGLEEPLRQVVERVILAGWSYRRTASALNVSPMTVQRRLHRALALLRGCLISPEQGWRHAASAAPGC; encoded by the coding sequence ATGACGACTCTGACTTCCGGCCGACTGTCCAGCCACCAGGACTGCCGCGCGATCCAGGCCCGCAACCGGCGGGTCGAGCAGTACAAGGCTCTGGTGCGCCCGATCGCCCTCCACTACCACCACCGCTGCTCCGAACCGCTGGACGATCTGATCCAGGTGGGCCTGATGGGACTGCTGCGGGCCGCCGAGCTCTACCGCCCTTCCACCGCCACGCCGTTCGAGGCCTTCGCCCGTCCCCATGTGCGCGGTGCCCTGCTTCATTACCTGCGGGATGTGGCGCTGCCCATCCGCCTGCCCCGCAGGCTGGATGAGCAGCGCCTGCAGCTGGCTCGCCTGCGCAGCAGCTGGCTGGCCGCCCACCACCGCCCGGCCACGGAGCAGGAGCTGCGGCAGCTGCTGGGGCTGGACCAGAGCCATTGGAACCGGCTCCAGGCCGCCGAGCAGCTGGTGAGGGTCCAGTCACTGGACTTCTGGCTGGATGACGGCGGCGAGCCGCCCTGCGCCGAGACTGAGACCGGCCCCGCCGACCCCTGTCGGGGCGAGGAGGCCTCAGCCCCCGCGGCCCTGCTGGCCGGGCTGGAGGAGCCGCTGCGGCAGGTGGTGGAACGGGTGATCCTGGCCGGCTGGAGCTACCGCCGCACGGCTTCGGCGCTCAACGTGAGCCCGATGACGGTGCAGCGTCGCCTGCATAGGGCCCTGGCGCTGCTGCGCGGCTGTCTGATCAGTCCTGAGCAGGGCTGGCGTCACGCTGCATCTGCTGCTCCAGGGTGCTGA
- a CDS encoding PhzF family phenazine biosynthesis protein has product MTRLPAVLVEAFTARPCSGNGAAVVLLERPLADGTLQAVARSLNQSETAFLWHRGGRWGLRWFTPTCEVPLCGHGTLGALLALGHWGLGTPGEPLEFWSLSGALTATLEGSGPGGMPAGSILLPSAGLIPAPPPTALQQMLDQLLGTTAEQYWTSPLGYTVALLPASAPLASTPLPAAAVPATNRQGLVLMQPLPAHGPVWEVLGEPCRYQLRFLAPGLGIDEDPVTGSAHALVAPWWLERLGLERLAGWQCSPRGGGMVCETAVSGMIRLTGTGHLLWDGHLHLDSDAPTGSGWDRLWA; this is encoded by the coding sequence ATGACCAGGCTGCCCGCGGTGCTGGTGGAGGCGTTCACGGCCAGGCCCTGCTCGGGCAACGGCGCTGCCGTGGTGCTGCTGGAGCGGCCCCTCGCCGATGGGACGCTGCAGGCGGTGGCCCGCAGCCTGAACCAGTCGGAAACCGCCTTCCTCTGGCATCGCGGCGGCCGCTGGGGCCTGCGCTGGTTCACCCCCACGTGCGAGGTGCCCCTCTGCGGCCACGGCACCCTGGGGGCCCTGCTGGCCCTTGGCCACTGGGGCCTGGGGACCCCAGGGGAGCCCCTGGAGTTCTGGAGTCTGAGCGGTGCACTCACGGCGACCCTGGAGGGCTCCGGGCCGGGAGGCATGCCGGCGGGCTCAATCCTGCTGCCCAGCGCGGGGCTGATCCCGGCGCCACCGCCAACCGCTCTGCAGCAGATGCTGGACCAGCTGCTGGGCACCACGGCGGAGCAGTACTGGACCTCCCCCCTCGGCTACACGGTGGCGCTGCTGCCCGCCAGCGCGCCACTGGCGTCCACGCCGCTGCCGGCCGCCGCTGTGCCGGCCACCAACCGCCAGGGCCTGGTGCTGATGCAGCCCCTGCCGGCCCATGGTCCGGTCTGGGAGGTGCTGGGTGAGCCCTGCCGTTATCAGTTGCGTTTCCTTGCTCCCGGTCTCGGCATCGACGAAGACCCGGTGACCGGGTCGGCCCATGCCCTGGTGGCCCCCTGGTGGCTCGAGCGCCTGGGCCTCGAGCGCCTGGCGGGCTGGCAATGCTCGCCCCGCGGGGGTGGAATGGTGTGCGAGACCGCGGTTTCAGGCATGATCCGCCTGACCGGAACGGGCCACCTGCTGTGGGACGGACACTTGCATCTCGATTCCGACGCCCCGACTGGTTCCGGCTGGGACCGCCTCTGGGCCTGA
- a CDS encoding SDR family NAD(P)-dependent oxidoreductase, with protein sequence MDSLLPPLSQWQGLALVVGSGGIGMALLRALAQRAPGLELVATSRRPPPTAGLQRWVPLDVTCDESLENLSRELAQGPPLRLVINTVGLLHGPDLQPEKRLAQLRRSALERSFAVNAFGPVLLAQALEGVLPRQSPFQFASLSARVGSIGDNGLGGWYSYRAAKAAQNQLLRTLALEWRRRFPQACVSLLHPGTTATALSQPFQATVPTTQLFSAGRAAGHLLDVLEGLGPEQSGGFWAWDGQRIPW encoded by the coding sequence ATGGACTCACTCCTGCCGCCCCTGTCGCAGTGGCAAGGGCTGGCCCTGGTCGTGGGCAGCGGTGGCATCGGCATGGCGCTGCTGCGGGCCCTGGCCCAGCGGGCTCCGGGGCTGGAGCTGGTGGCCACATCGCGGCGGCCGCCACCGACCGCCGGCCTCCAGCGCTGGGTCCCCCTGGATGTGACCTGTGACGAGAGCCTGGAAAACCTGAGCCGTGAGCTCGCCCAGGGGCCGCCGCTGCGGCTGGTGATCAACACCGTGGGGCTGCTGCACGGCCCGGACCTGCAACCGGAAAAACGCCTGGCCCAGCTCAGGCGAAGCGCGCTGGAGCGCAGTTTCGCCGTGAACGCCTTCGGCCCGGTGCTGCTCGCCCAGGCCCTGGAGGGGGTGCTGCCCCGCCAGAGCCCGTTCCAGTTCGCCAGCCTCTCGGCGCGGGTGGGCAGCATCGGCGACAACGGCCTGGGCGGCTGGTACAGCTACCGGGCCGCCAAGGCCGCCCAGAACCAGTTGCTCCGCACCCTGGCGCTGGAGTGGCGCCGGCGTTTCCCCCAGGCCTGCGTCAGCCTCCTCCATCCAGGCACCACGGCCACGGCTCTGTCGCAGCCGTTCCAGGCCACTGTGCCCACCACCCAACTGTTCAGCGCCGGGAGGGCCGCCGGTCATCTGCTCGATGTGCTGGAAGGCCTGGGACCGGAGCAGAGCGGCGGGTTCTGGGCCTGGGATGGCCAGAGGATCCCGTGGTGA
- a CDS encoding NAD(P)H-dependent glycerol-3-phosphate dehydrogenase, which translates to MPLRIAVLGRGAWGQTLSELWERQGHAISSWSRRDGTAPEAVLQGVDLVVAAVAMAGVESLAQRLGGLWPGATPLLSCTKGLDLDLLATPGQLWRRHLPAAVPLVVLSGPNLAAELRQGLPAASVLASEDGATAVRLQQALSGANLRLYTNADPLGTEAAGALKNVMALAAGIADGLDLGANARASLLTRGLAEIGVVLEGLGGKAATLYGLAGLGDLMATATSELSRNYRCGRLLAQGHSPAEAERGVGATVEGLRTARAALMLARRHGWRLPICGQVVALLDGRLNPVEAAWGLMERELRPEHVAPPSRP; encoded by the coding sequence ATGCCCCTACGCATCGCCGTGCTCGGCCGCGGGGCCTGGGGGCAGACATTGTCCGAGCTCTGGGAGCGGCAGGGCCACGCCATCTCGAGCTGGTCGCGGCGGGATGGCACCGCACCCGAGGCGGTGCTGCAGGGGGTGGACCTGGTGGTGGCGGCCGTGGCGATGGCGGGCGTGGAGAGCCTGGCCCAGCGGCTGGGGGGCCTGTGGCCCGGGGCGACTCCCCTGCTCAGCTGCACCAAGGGCCTGGATCTCGACCTGCTCGCCACCCCCGGCCAGCTCTGGCGCCGCCATCTCCCTGCCGCCGTGCCCCTGGTGGTGCTGAGCGGCCCGAACCTGGCGGCGGAGCTGCGTCAGGGGCTGCCGGCCGCCAGCGTGCTGGCCAGCGAGGATGGCGCCACAGCGGTGCGGCTGCAGCAGGCCCTCAGCGGCGCCAACCTGCGCCTCTACACCAATGCCGATCCCCTCGGCACCGAGGCGGCGGGTGCCCTCAAGAACGTGATGGCCCTGGCGGCCGGAATCGCCGATGGGCTCGACCTGGGTGCCAATGCCCGGGCCTCTCTCCTCACCCGCGGCCTGGCGGAGATCGGTGTGGTGCTGGAGGGTCTGGGGGGGAAGGCCGCCACCCTGTACGGCCTGGCGGGGCTCGGGGATCTGATGGCGACGGCCACCAGTGAGTTGAGCCGCAACTACCGCTGCGGGCGGCTGCTGGCGCAGGGCCACTCCCCTGCCGAGGCGGAACGGGGCGTGGGAGCCACCGTGGAGGGGCTGCGCACCGCCAGGGCCGCCCTGATGCTGGCGCGGCGCCATGGCTGGCGGCTGCCGATCTGCGGCCAGGTGGTGGCTCTCCTCGATGGACGCCTGAATCCCGTGGAAGCGGCCTGGGGGTTGATGGAGCGCGAGCTCAGACCCGAGCACGTGGCTCCGCCCTCCCGGCCATGA
- a CDS encoding DUF2237 family protein has translation MDLVTQTSPAQTQALNVLGEPLEVCSCEPMTGWFRDGSCRTNGADLGRHTVCCVVTEAFLSYSRAQGNDLSTPAPQYGFPGLRPGDHWCVCAPRWLEAYEDGMAPPVRLQATEASTLEVIPLEVLRQHPA, from the coding sequence GTGGACCTTGTGACCCAGACCAGCCCGGCCCAGACCCAGGCCCTCAATGTGCTGGGGGAGCCCCTGGAGGTGTGCAGCTGCGAGCCGATGACCGGCTGGTTCCGCGACGGCTCCTGCCGCACCAACGGCGCCGACCTGGGCCGCCACACGGTGTGCTGCGTGGTGACCGAGGCCTTCCTCAGCTATAGCCGCGCCCAGGGCAACGACCTCAGCACCCCGGCTCCCCAGTACGGCTTCCCTGGCCTCAGACCCGGTGACCACTGGTGCGTGTGTGCCCCGCGCTGGCTGGAGGCCTATGAAGACGGCATGGCACCGCCGGTGCGTCTCCAGGCCACTGAAGCCAGCACCCTGGAGGTGATCCCGCTGGAGGTGCTGCGTCAGCACCCGGCCTGA
- a CDS encoding DUF4090 family protein, with protein sequence MVIAGPDGVDAAIKAGVDLDGSPIPAAMLELYNEVMELESRRPRSGVLKSMRNRVVKTGAKHLDQQTLDARLKGAGWEGLKAKEIAFFYG encoded by the coding sequence ATGGTCATCGCCGGTCCCGATGGAGTCGATGCCGCGATCAAGGCGGGGGTGGACCTCGACGGTTCGCCGATCCCCGCGGCGATGCTCGAGCTCTACAACGAGGTGATGGAGCTGGAGAGCCGCCGGCCCCGCTCGGGCGTTCTCAAATCCATGCGGAACCGGGTGGTGAAGACCGGTGCCAAGCACCTGGATCAGCAGACCCTCGACGCGCGCCTCAAGGGCGCCGGCTGGGAGGGGCTCAAGGCCAAGGAGATCGCGTTCTTCTACGGCTGA
- a CDS encoding SpoIID/LytB domain-containing protein: protein MGRTLASRFRRPDWFRLGPPLGLRLRSPFTRQFLLATPMAVVAVATGFAAQSLAPRAPEAVHGELLDTLMAVPPPPPDTVAAADQLRHLQARRLDPSTAPQAPALGLAEPEAAAPIDLEIRVALLRAGSYPRLSAQGPWQLLSREGQLLQQGGAGDPVSLEGGLQQVPEAWLQTSGPALLVNGQPYAGRIRLIQEGGGLRLVNHVGLETYISSVVGAEMPSSWSLEALRAQAVAARSYALAHMARPANRHWHLGDTTRWQAYRGLTSVTERTRQATGSTAGLILSYQGAIVESLYAANRQISLEAHGHLGASMSQHGAQDLAQQGYRYHQILGHYYQGAALARLKAGAG from the coding sequence GTGGGACGGACACTTGCATCTCGATTCCGACGCCCCGACTGGTTCCGGCTGGGACCGCCTCTGGGCCTGAGGCTGCGCAGCCCCTTCACCCGCCAGTTCCTGCTCGCCACCCCGATGGCCGTGGTGGCGGTGGCCACGGGTTTCGCCGCCCAGAGCCTGGCTCCCCGGGCTCCGGAGGCCGTGCACGGTGAGCTGCTCGACACCCTGATGGCTGTGCCGCCGCCTCCCCCCGACACGGTCGCAGCGGCCGACCAGCTGCGCCATCTCCAGGCGCGGCGGCTGGATCCGTCCACCGCCCCCCAGGCCCCGGCGCTGGGACTGGCCGAGCCCGAGGCGGCCGCGCCGATCGATCTGGAGATCCGGGTGGCGCTGCTGCGGGCCGGCTCTTACCCCCGCCTCTCGGCCCAGGGGCCGTGGCAGCTGCTCAGCCGGGAGGGCCAGCTACTGCAGCAGGGGGGCGCGGGTGATCCGGTGTCCCTGGAAGGTGGCCTGCAGCAGGTGCCGGAGGCGTGGCTGCAGACCTCCGGTCCGGCCCTGCTAGTGAACGGCCAGCCGTACGCCGGCCGGATCCGGCTGATCCAGGAGGGCGGCGGCCTGCGGCTGGTGAACCACGTGGGACTCGAGACCTACATCAGCTCGGTGGTGGGAGCCGAGATGCCCAGCAGCTGGTCCTTGGAAGCCCTGCGTGCCCAGGCCGTGGCCGCCCGTTCCTATGCCCTGGCCCACATGGCCAGGCCCGCGAACCGGCACTGGCATCTCGGCGACACCACCCGCTGGCAGGCCTACCGGGGCCTCACCAGCGTGACGGAGCGGACGCGCCAGGCCACGGGCTCCACGGCCGGGCTGATCCTGAGCTACCAGGGCGCGATCGTGGAGAGCCTCTACGCCGCCAACCGTCAGATCAGCCTGGAAGCCCACGGCCATCTCGGCGCCAGCATGAGCCAGCACGGAGCCCAGGATCTCGCCCAGCAGGGCTACCGCTACCACCAGATTCTGGGCCACTACTACCAGGGCGCCGCCCTGGCTCGGCTCAAGGCCGGTGCGGGCTGA
- a CDS encoding DUF3370 family protein — protein MALVATVAVVASPVRPAAAAVALMAGQRARPLNGSFNKVPVLHSNQPEEVEGPGILISTEPGMSYAAEDGRALRNAEFTFNGEFGVHMHHKYFPDYRSQIRPGERRTELTLGLILINPGLRPVQIRFERGAVRNSFEAPYLANHLMGVKPLGVRPWNTGPGDATAVQMLRGNLDRQLSEQITIPPRSRVVLFRTQLPALGIANALLRGRSNGPFQMAVVAARNPYSDADLVAVLDQRRLAPGRVYLNQVAAINSRRVFSRVGGVALGDEYQASIKHDLNRQGPLHVPLTSTVRHHFGTQDIQVNPLASRMIDSSLDNVGTYGVRFDVDLNLYGSGPYELVMSHPTVAGLNPFTAFRGSLQIRTPDGLEEVHVGLRSGQSLGLTTLNLRPGVSNPVRVSVVYPADATPGHLLSVVPATQLAMVQAREQAQQAAAAAGPAPAATPRPTPAAPATPRPAAPPVATPRRQAPPVAPATPRARPLAPTATTPAPTGRQVSPSLLDRYQEALDAQRRMMRELMGP, from the coding sequence ATGGCGCTGGTGGCCACCGTGGCGGTGGTGGCTTCCCCGGTGCGGCCCGCCGCGGCAGCCGTGGCCCTCATGGCCGGGCAGCGGGCGCGCCCTCTCAACGGCAGCTTCAACAAGGTGCCGGTGCTCCACTCGAACCAGCCGGAGGAGGTGGAGGGGCCGGGCATCCTGATCAGCACCGAACCCGGCATGTCCTATGCGGCCGAGGACGGCCGGGCCCTGCGCAATGCCGAGTTCACCTTCAACGGGGAGTTCGGGGTGCACATGCACCACAAATACTTCCCGGACTACCGCAGCCAGATTCGACCCGGCGAGCGCCGCACCGAGCTCACCCTGGGACTGATCCTGATCAATCCAGGTCTGCGGCCGGTGCAGATTCGCTTTGAGCGGGGTGCCGTGCGCAACAGCTTCGAGGCTCCCTACCTCGCCAACCACCTGATGGGGGTCAAGCCCCTGGGAGTGCGGCCCTGGAACACCGGTCCCGGAGATGCCACGGCCGTTCAGATGCTGCGGGGCAACCTGGATCGCCAGCTCAGCGAGCAGATCACCATCCCGCCCCGCAGCCGGGTGGTGCTGTTCCGCACCCAGCTGCCGGCCCTCGGCATCGCCAATGCCCTGCTGCGTGGTCGCAGCAACGGCCCGTTCCAGATGGCGGTGGTGGCAGCGCGGAATCCCTACAGCGATGCCGATCTGGTGGCGGTGCTCGATCAGCGCCGGCTCGCGCCCGGCCGGGTGTACCTCAATCAGGTGGCGGCGATCAACAGCCGGCGGGTGTTCTCGCGCGTCGGAGGCGTGGCCCTGGGTGACGAGTACCAGGCCTCGATCAAGCACGACCTCAACCGTCAGGGTCCCCTGCATGTGCCGCTCACCAGCACGGTGCGGCATCACTTCGGCACCCAGGACATCCAGGTGAACCCCCTGGCCAGCCGCATGATCGATTCCTCCCTCGACAACGTCGGCACCTACGGCGTGCGCTTCGATGTCGACCTCAACCTCTACGGCTCGGGGCCCTATGAGCTGGTGATGAGCCATCCCACGGTGGCGGGCCTCAACCCCTTCACCGCCTTTCGCGGCTCGCTTCAGATCCGCACGCCCGACGGCCTCGAGGAGGTGCATGTGGGCCTGCGATCAGGCCAGAGCCTGGGTCTCACCACCCTCAATCTGCGGCCTGGGGTGAGCAATCCGGTGCGGGTGAGCGTGGTCTACCCCGCCGACGCCACCCCGGGTCACCTGCTCAGCGTGGTGCCGGCCACCCAGCTCGCCATGGTGCAGGCCCGGGAGCAGGCCCAGCAGGCTGCCGCTGCCGCCGGACCGGCGCCTGCGGCAACCCCTCGGCCCACTCCGGCAGCCCCTGCCACCCCCAGACCAGCCGCCCCACCGGTGGCGACACCCCGGCGTCAGGCTCCTCCGGTGGCGCCTGCCACGCCCCGAGCCAGGCCCCTGGCTCCCACAGCGACAACCCCGGCTCCCACGGGCCGACAGGTGAGCCCCTCCCTGTTGGATCGCTATCAGGAGGCGCTCGATGCCCAGAGGCGCATGATGCGGGAGCTGATGGGTCCTTGA